In one window of Spartinivicinus marinus DNA:
- a CDS encoding sialidase family protein — protein sequence MLNNISNYSLLKAFFDKYAFVRIIAITLVSIIFIPMFQQALLLDDFPAFSLKKSSSYSNNPLSNPVYTEQFASSGITPEVHSVSVVFTGNNNMHAFWYGGEREGAKDVAIYTAQLDVKRNQWHSEKLLFNRANLSSQLNIYLKKLGNVVSIRDNEGKIWLFFVSVSIGGWAVSSINFVVSDDDARSWSKPRRLITSPMFNLSTLVKGEPFLYENGSIGLPVYHEMIGKFGELLRLSPTGDVLDKARLSYGRSGLQPILLSFDSSTASVYLRNGTDAADSTLLETKTIDSGKSWQKPYVTDLPNPNAAVSGMTIDSGGSLLVINNLHDKRNNLSLFYKAKNSQRWRLVHQFEHKKNTDDNEYEYSYPTIKQSHDGNFHVLYTWNKTHIKHIRFNQAWLKDRIKK from the coding sequence ATGTTGAATAATATTAGTAATTACAGCCTACTTAAAGCTTTTTTTGATAAGTATGCTTTTGTTCGCATCATTGCTATTACGCTTGTTTCCATCATTTTTATTCCAATGTTTCAGCAGGCCCTATTGTTAGATGATTTTCCTGCTTTTAGCTTAAAAAAATCAAGTAGTTATAGCAATAATCCATTAAGCAACCCGGTTTATACTGAGCAATTTGCCTCATCGGGTATTACACCCGAAGTGCATAGTGTATCAGTCGTTTTTACAGGTAATAACAATATGCATGCTTTTTGGTATGGAGGTGAGCGTGAGGGTGCTAAAGATGTAGCTATTTATACTGCACAACTCGACGTTAAGCGTAATCAGTGGCATAGCGAGAAATTGCTATTTAACCGGGCGAATCTAAGTAGTCAATTAAATATTTATCTAAAAAAACTAGGTAATGTGGTTTCGATTCGAGACAATGAAGGAAAAATATGGTTATTTTTCGTTAGTGTATCTATAGGTGGTTGGGCTGTTAGCAGTATTAACTTTGTTGTTTCCGATGATGATGCTCGCAGCTGGTCGAAACCCAGGCGGTTAATCACTTCCCCAATGTTTAATTTAAGTACGCTGGTTAAAGGCGAGCCTTTTTTATATGAGAACGGCAGTATAGGGCTGCCTGTCTATCATGAAATGATAGGTAAGTTTGGCGAACTGTTACGCTTAAGCCCAACTGGTGATGTATTGGATAAAGCGCGTCTTAGTTATGGACGAAGTGGCTTACAACCTATTTTATTGTCCTTTGACAGCAGTACGGCTAGCGTTTATTTACGGAATGGTACCGATGCCGCTGATAGCACATTATTAGAAACCAAAACAATCGACTCAGGAAAAAGCTGGCAAAAACCATATGTTACTGATTTGCCCAACCCTAATGCAGCTGTATCAGGAATGACGATTGACTCAGGTGGATCATTATTAGTTATTAATAACTTGCATGATAAAAGAAATAATTTATCTTTGTTTTATAAAGCCAAAAACTCACAACGATGGCGGCTAGTACATCAATTTGAGCATAAAAAAAATACCGATGATAACGAGTATGAGTATTCTTACCCAACAATAAAGCAATCTCATGATGGTAACTTTCATGTACTATACACTTGGAATAAAACCCATATCAAGCATATCCGTTTTAACCAAGCCTGGCTTAAGGACAGAATAAAAAAATGA